The following coding sequences lie in one Mycobacterium sp. DL440 genomic window:
- a CDS encoding thioesterase family protein, producing MTGSTLFTDAMALTPAGDGVYHGELNEHWTIGPKVHGGAMLALCANAARAELGTSAQPLAVSGNYLWAPDPGPMQVVTRVRKRGRRIGLVDVELRQGEEQRTAVTVSVTLGEPEHHVPPLLSFNPVVPLMTPEPPPGLEPIGPGHPMEHIVHLAHGCDIRPALHTMGPRTDGGPPVFEYWVRPKGVAPDVLFALLCGDVSAPVTFAVERTGWAPTVQLTAYLRALPADGWLRVMCTSVQIGQDWFDEDHIVVDCEGRIIVQTRQLAMVPAAP from the coding sequence ATGACCGGTTCCACCCTGTTCACCGATGCCATGGCGCTGACGCCCGCCGGTGACGGTGTCTATCACGGCGAGCTCAACGAACACTGGACGATCGGGCCCAAGGTGCACGGCGGCGCCATGCTCGCGCTGTGTGCCAATGCGGCCCGCGCTGAGTTGGGCACGTCGGCGCAGCCGCTGGCGGTCTCGGGAAATTACCTGTGGGCGCCGGATCCCGGTCCGATGCAGGTGGTCACCAGGGTCCGTAAGCGGGGCCGGCGCATCGGTCTGGTGGACGTCGAGCTCCGGCAGGGCGAAGAGCAGAGAACCGCGGTGACGGTGTCGGTCACCCTCGGTGAGCCGGAACATCACGTGCCTCCGCTGCTGTCGTTCAACCCGGTGGTGCCGCTGATGACGCCCGAGCCGCCGCCCGGGCTGGAGCCGATCGGCCCCGGGCATCCGATGGAGCACATCGTGCACCTGGCGCACGGCTGCGACATCCGGCCGGCGCTGCACACCATGGGTCCGCGTACCGATGGCGGGCCGCCGGTGTTCGAGTACTGGGTGCGTCCGAAGGGAGTCGCTCCCGACGTGTTGTTCGCGCTCCTGTGCGGCGATGTGTCGGCTCCGGTGACATTCGCCGTGGAACGCACCGGTTGGGCGCCCACGGTCCAGCTGACGGCCTATCTGCGGGCATTGCCGGCCGACGGCTGGCTGCGGGTGATGTGTACCTCGGTGCAGATCGGCCAGGACTGGTTCGACGAGGATCACATCGTCGTCGACTGCGAGGGCCGGATCATCGTGCAGACGCGGCAGTTGGCAATGGTGCCCGCAGCGCCCTGA
- a CDS encoding FUSC family protein has protein sequence MTGPENSPSGTRPISVAELLAKNGTIGAPPVGGRRRRRRGNSDAVTVAELTGEIPVITDDMEPELLDEPVPAPDPLVDTAVVAPILDEPRERSEPRERSEPRDEPRVRSGGARPPRVKPPMRPAEPDEVRTEAEDDYDAHLAARDVDHEPVEFRPRPRRGQSKPPARDYRPSGTGAERMSPDPLYDLDADAADGPSDALVEPDVHDLHGVDSVDDTVYDDYAGDDYNDDYNGEYGDRSYSSLGPLFGGGSVADEQARRSRGRDGIDLEPDEDLSDGTGDFDEHDEFDEEQPPASPLVRGMWIVGQCVIAVAFGAGLFVAFDQLWKWNTIVALVLGVLVILGLAGGVRVVRKTEDIGSTLTAVAVGALVTFGPLALLQAS, from the coding sequence ATGACAGGACCAGAGAACAGCCCATCCGGCACCCGACCGATCTCGGTCGCGGAGTTGCTGGCAAAGAACGGGACGATCGGGGCACCCCCGGTCGGCGGGCGCCGTCGGCGTCGGCGCGGTAACAGCGACGCGGTGACCGTCGCTGAACTCACCGGCGAGATCCCCGTCATCACCGATGACATGGAGCCGGAACTCCTCGATGAGCCGGTTCCCGCGCCTGACCCACTGGTCGACACCGCCGTCGTCGCGCCCATCCTGGACGAACCCCGCGAACGCTCCGAACCCCGCGAACGCTCCGAACCCCGCGACGAGCCGCGGGTCCGCAGCGGCGGCGCCCGACCGCCTCGCGTCAAGCCGCCCATGAGGCCGGCCGAACCCGACGAGGTGCGCACCGAGGCCGAGGACGACTACGACGCGCACCTGGCCGCCCGCGACGTCGACCACGAGCCGGTTGAATTCCGGCCACGTCCGCGCCGCGGGCAGTCGAAGCCGCCGGCGCGTGACTACAGGCCGTCGGGCACGGGTGCCGAGCGAATGAGCCCGGACCCCCTCTACGACCTTGACGCGGACGCCGCGGACGGGCCTTCCGACGCGCTGGTAGAGCCCGACGTCCACGACCTTCATGGCGTGGACTCCGTCGACGACACCGTTTACGACGACTACGCGGGCGACGACTACAACGACGACTACAACGGCGAATACGGGGATCGTTCGTACTCGTCACTCGGGCCGTTGTTCGGCGGAGGGTCCGTGGCCGACGAGCAGGCCCGCCGTTCCCGTGGTCGTGACGGCATCGATCTCGAACCCGACGAGGACCTGTCCGACGGCACGGGCGACTTCGACGAGCACGACGAATTCGACGAGGAGCAGCCGCCGGCCTCCCCGCTGGTTCGCGGGATGTGGATCGTCGGTCAGTGCGTGATCGCGGTGGCCTTCGGTGCCGGTCTGTTCGTCGCCTTCGATCAGCTCTGGAAGTGGAACACCATCGTCGCGCTGGTGCTCGGGGTGCTGGTCATCCTCGGCCTGGCCGGTGGCGTGCGGGTGGTTCGCAAGACCGAGGACATCGGCAGCACGCTGACCGCGGTGGCAGTCGGGGCGCTGGTGACCTTCGGACCCTTGGCTCTGCTGCAGGCAAGTTAG
- a CDS encoding sugar phosphate isomerase/epimerase yields the protein MRPAIKIGLSTASVYPLRTEAAFEYAARLGYDGVELMVWAESVSQDIDAIAKMSAHYGVPVLSVHAPCLLISQRVWGANPIPKLERSVRAAEELGAQTVVVHPPFRWQRRYAEGFSEQVAQLEADSEVLVAVENMFPFRADRFFGAGGTSIERMRKRGGRPGPGISAFAPSYDPLDGDHAHYTLDLSHTATAGTDAMDMARRMGDGLVHLHLCDGKGASTDEHLVPGRGTQPTAEVCQLLAAGDFSGHVVLEVTTSAARTASEREALLTESLQFARTHLLR from the coding sequence GTGCGCCCAGCCATCAAGATCGGTCTGTCCACCGCCTCGGTCTATCCGCTGAGGACGGAGGCTGCGTTCGAGTACGCCGCCCGCCTCGGTTATGACGGCGTCGAGCTGATGGTGTGGGCGGAGTCGGTCAGCCAAGATATCGACGCCATCGCCAAGATGTCGGCGCACTACGGCGTGCCGGTGTTGTCGGTCCACGCGCCGTGTCTGCTGATCTCGCAGCGGGTGTGGGGCGCCAACCCGATCCCGAAGCTGGAACGCAGCGTCCGTGCCGCCGAGGAGTTGGGCGCGCAGACCGTTGTCGTGCACCCGCCGTTCCGCTGGCAGCGTCGCTACGCCGAAGGGTTCAGCGAGCAGGTCGCCCAGCTGGAGGCCGACAGCGAGGTCCTGGTGGCGGTGGAGAACATGTTCCCGTTCCGGGCCGACCGGTTTTTCGGGGCGGGCGGCACGTCGATCGAGCGGATGCGTAAGCGCGGCGGCAGGCCGGGCCCGGGCATCTCCGCTTTCGCGCCGTCCTATGACCCGCTGGACGGTGATCATGCGCACTACACGCTCGATCTGAGCCACACCGCGACGGCAGGCACCGATGCGATGGACATGGCCCGGCGCATGGGCGACGGTCTGGTGCACCTGCATCTGTGCGACGGCAAGGGCGCCTCCACCGACGAGCATCTGGTCCCGGGCCGCGGCACTCAGCCCACCGCCGAGGTGTGCCAGCTGCTGGCGGCGGGCGATTTCTCCGGTCACGTCGTCCTCGAGGTCACCACCTCGGCGGCCAGGACGGCTTCCGAACGCGAGGCGCTGCTGACCGAGTCGTTGCAGTTCGCCCGCACGCACCTGCTGCGCTGA